From Phycodurus eques isolate BA_2022a chromosome 13, UOR_Pequ_1.1, whole genome shotgun sequence, a single genomic window includes:
- the adcyap1b gene encoding adenylate cyclase activating polypeptide 1b isoform X2: MAHSSKATLILLIYGILMHYSVFCTPLGPLGLSYPKIRLDNDAFDEGGNSLDELGFDGDPLALRSAASLNDGGGGGGGGFTLYYPTEKRAERHAEEELDRALRDILGQLTTRHYLHSLMTMRAGEENSMEDEAEPLSKRHSDGIFTDSYSRYRKQMAVQKYLAAVLGRRYRQRVRTKGRRLAYL; this comes from the exons ATGGCCCATTCGAGCAAAGCCACTTTAATCTTGCTCATCTACGGAATCTTAATGCACTACAGCGTCTTCTGCACACCTCTGGGACCTCTGGGACTAAGTTACCCCAAAATCAG gctGGACAACGACGCGTTCGACGAGGGCGGCAATTCCTTGGACGAGCTTGGCTTCGACGGCGACCCCCTCGCCTTACGCAGCGCGGCGTCCTTaaacgacggcggcggcggcggcggcggcggcttcaCTCTCTACTACCCCACCGAGAAGCG AGCAGAAAGGCATGCTGAGGAGGAATTAGATAGAGCCTTGAGGGACATCCTGGGTCAGTTAACCACGCGGCATTATCTGCATTCTCTGATGACAATGCGCGCAGG tgaGGAGAACAGCATGGAGGACGAAGCTGAGCCACTCTCCAAGAGGCACTCGGACGGCATTTTCACCGACAGCTACAGCCGCTACAGGAAGCAGATGGCTGTGCAAAAGTACCTGGCAGCCGTCCTGGGACGAAGGTACAGACAGAGAGTGCGCACTAAAGGACGACGGCTCGCCTATTTGTag
- the adcyap1b gene encoding adenylate cyclase activating polypeptide 1b isoform X1, with protein sequence MAHSSKATLILLIYGILMHYSVFCTPLGPLGLSYPKIRLDNDAFDEGGNSLDELGFDGDPLALRSAASLNDGGGGGGGGFTLYYPTEKRAERHAEEELDRALRDILGQLTTRHYLHSLMTMRAGSEENSMEDEAEPLSKRHSDGIFTDSYSRYRKQMAVQKYLAAVLGRRYRQRVRTKGRRLAYL encoded by the exons ATGGCCCATTCGAGCAAAGCCACTTTAATCTTGCTCATCTACGGAATCTTAATGCACTACAGCGTCTTCTGCACACCTCTGGGACCTCTGGGACTAAGTTACCCCAAAATCAG gctGGACAACGACGCGTTCGACGAGGGCGGCAATTCCTTGGACGAGCTTGGCTTCGACGGCGACCCCCTCGCCTTACGCAGCGCGGCGTCCTTaaacgacggcggcggcggcggcggcggcggcttcaCTCTCTACTACCCCACCGAGAAGCG AGCAGAAAGGCATGCTGAGGAGGAATTAGATAGAGCCTTGAGGGACATCCTGGGTCAGTTAACCACGCGGCATTATCTGCATTCTCTGATGACAATGCGCGCAGG cagtgaGGAGAACAGCATGGAGGACGAAGCTGAGCCACTCTCCAAGAGGCACTCGGACGGCATTTTCACCGACAGCTACAGCCGCTACAGGAAGCAGATGGCTGTGCAAAAGTACCTGGCAGCCGTCCTGGGACGAAGGTACAGACAGAGAGTGCGCACTAAAGGACGACGGCTCGCCTATTTGTag
- the adcyap1b gene encoding adenylate cyclase activating polypeptide 1b isoform X3, which yields MAHSSKATLILLIYGILMHYSVFCTPLGPLGLSYPKIRLDNDAFDEGGNSLDELGFDGDPLALRSAASLNDGGGGGGGGFTLYYPTEKRSEENSMEDEAEPLSKRHSDGIFTDSYSRYRKQMAVQKYLAAVLGRRYRQRVRTKGRRLAYL from the exons ATGGCCCATTCGAGCAAAGCCACTTTAATCTTGCTCATCTACGGAATCTTAATGCACTACAGCGTCTTCTGCACACCTCTGGGACCTCTGGGACTAAGTTACCCCAAAATCAG gctGGACAACGACGCGTTCGACGAGGGCGGCAATTCCTTGGACGAGCTTGGCTTCGACGGCGACCCCCTCGCCTTACGCAGCGCGGCGTCCTTaaacgacggcggcggcggcggcggcggcggcttcaCTCTCTACTACCCCACCGAGAAGCG cagtgaGGAGAACAGCATGGAGGACGAAGCTGAGCCACTCTCCAAGAGGCACTCGGACGGCATTTTCACCGACAGCTACAGCCGCTACAGGAAGCAGATGGCTGTGCAAAAGTACCTGGCAGCCGTCCTGGGACGAAGGTACAGACAGAGAGTGCGCACTAAAGGACGACGGCTCGCCTATTTGTag